In the genome of Nitrospira japonica, one region contains:
- the secF gene encoding protein translocase subunit SecF: protein MLEILGKTNFDFMGKRNISFAFSGIMVVLGILAIIQIGRGAANLGIDFAGGTAVQLKFNQPIKIDEARKALETNGLGDAELQEFGQDNKLLIRVKASTTLEHKTAERVVAIFSKEFPGNTFIVDSSTEIGPTIGKKLQEDALIAVLVSFVGIILYIAARFELRFGVAAALATFHDVLAVLGAFYILDKEITLLVVTALLTLAGYSLTDTVVVFDRIRENLRVRRRDSEEMMINTAINQVLSRTIVTSLTVVLVLIPLAVGGGEVLHDFSLALLWGVVFGTYSSIFVASPLLLLWPGTTGRLLKRA from the coding sequence ATGCTGGAAATTCTGGGAAAGACGAACTTTGATTTCATGGGCAAGCGGAACATCTCGTTTGCGTTCTCCGGCATCATGGTCGTGCTGGGAATTCTGGCGATCATCCAGATCGGCCGTGGTGCGGCCAACCTGGGTATCGACTTTGCCGGCGGTACGGCCGTGCAGTTGAAATTCAATCAGCCGATCAAGATCGACGAAGCTCGGAAGGCCTTGGAGACAAACGGGTTGGGGGATGCCGAACTTCAGGAATTCGGCCAGGACAACAAGTTGCTGATTCGGGTGAAGGCGTCCACGACGTTGGAACACAAAACGGCGGAACGGGTCGTCGCGATCTTTTCCAAGGAGTTTCCCGGCAACACCTTTATTGTGGACTCCAGCACGGAAATCGGGCCCACCATCGGCAAGAAACTGCAGGAGGATGCGCTGATCGCGGTCCTCGTATCGTTTGTCGGCATCATCCTCTACATTGCCGCCCGCTTTGAACTGCGGTTCGGAGTAGCGGCGGCCCTGGCGACATTCCACGATGTGCTGGCCGTTCTCGGCGCGTTTTACATTCTTGACAAAGAGATCACCCTGCTGGTCGTGACGGCCCTCTTGACCTTGGCGGGCTATTCGCTGACGGACACGGTCGTGGTATTCGACCGTATTCGAGAGAATCTTCGAGTGCGACGGCGGGACAGTGAGGAAATGATGATCAACACCGCCATCAATCAGGTATTGAGCCGCACGATTGTGACCAGTTTGACCGTGGTCCTGGTCCTTATTCCCCTCGCCGTCGGCGGCGGGGAGGTGCTGCACGATTTTTCCCTGGCCCTTCTGTGGGGGGTGGTCTTCGGAACCTATTCGTCGATCTTTGTCGCCAGCCCCCTGTTGCTCCTGTGGCCCGGAACGACCGGACGTTTGCTCAAGCGTGCCTAG
- the secD gene encoding protein translocase subunit SecD: MKKVSGRLTLLALVVIASVIAFVPSVPDVYQGLPGWLKTLLPNKGITLGLDLQGGIHMVMEVDEDRAVEIAVDRSLTSLQDLLVEKKIPAESVKRTSPTDITVQFQNADLKAQIQKLIDDFPTFAEKDSAGSANTLAWELRESEIKRIKDSAVNQALETIRNRIDQFGVAEPVVQRQGPKQIVVQLPGVKEPKRAKDLIKETALLEFKMLDEDSQIRLDLPARVPKDKEAEVLSQFEGKLPEGDQILFERAIDKDTGREYRIPYLVKKRVMLTGDVLSDARVSIGQFNDPYVSITFDAKGGREFERITGENVKKRMAVVLDNTIYSAPVIQERISGGRAQITGTFSTQEANDLAIVLRAGALPAPLKIVQDLTVGPSLGRDSIEKGIKATLVAGAIVMIFMIVYYRLSGLIADVALILNLICLMGALSALTATLTLPGIAGIVLTIGMGVDSNVLIFERIREELRSGKAVRLAIDGGYDKALLTIIDSHVTTLITGVALFLFGTGPIKGFAVTLCLGIAINLFTALVGTKVIFDIINQRRKVDQLSI; encoded by the coding sequence ATGAAGAAAGTGAGCGGGCGGTTGACGTTGTTGGCGCTGGTCGTGATCGCTTCGGTGATTGCGTTCGTGCCGTCGGTTCCGGATGTGTATCAGGGCCTACCTGGGTGGTTGAAAACCCTGTTGCCGAACAAGGGCATCACCCTCGGGTTGGATCTCCAGGGCGGCATCCACATGGTGATGGAAGTCGACGAGGACCGGGCGGTCGAAATCGCGGTAGACCGGTCGCTGACGTCGCTGCAGGATCTCCTGGTGGAAAAGAAGATTCCGGCTGAGTCGGTCAAGCGCACGAGTCCGACGGACATCACCGTTCAGTTTCAGAACGCCGACCTGAAGGCCCAGATCCAAAAATTGATCGACGACTTCCCGACCTTTGCGGAGAAGGACTCGGCGGGGTCCGCCAATACGCTGGCATGGGAGCTTCGGGAGTCGGAAATAAAGCGCATCAAGGATTCCGCGGTCAATCAGGCTCTCGAGACCATCCGCAATCGCATCGATCAGTTCGGCGTGGCGGAACCGGTGGTGCAACGGCAAGGCCCAAAGCAGATCGTGGTGCAATTGCCGGGAGTCAAGGAGCCGAAGCGGGCCAAAGATTTGATTAAGGAAACCGCCCTGCTCGAATTCAAGATGCTGGACGAGGACAGCCAAATCAGATTGGACCTTCCTGCCAGGGTGCCGAAAGATAAAGAGGCCGAAGTGCTTTCGCAGTTCGAGGGCAAACTGCCGGAGGGCGATCAGATCCTTTTTGAGCGGGCGATCGACAAAGATACGGGGCGGGAGTATCGCATTCCTTATTTGGTCAAGAAACGCGTCATGCTGACGGGTGACGTGTTGAGCGATGCACGGGTATCGATCGGACAGTTCAATGATCCGTACGTCTCCATCACGTTCGATGCCAAAGGCGGACGTGAGTTCGAGCGTATCACCGGCGAGAACGTCAAAAAACGGATGGCGGTGGTGCTCGACAACACCATTTATTCCGCGCCCGTGATTCAGGAGCGGATTTCCGGCGGGCGTGCGCAAATTACCGGGACGTTTTCGACGCAAGAGGCCAATGATCTTGCCATCGTACTGCGAGCCGGTGCGTTGCCGGCACCGTTGAAGATCGTCCAAGACCTGACGGTCGGTCCGTCGCTCGGCCGGGATTCGATCGAGAAAGGCATCAAGGCGACGTTAGTGGCCGGAGCGATCGTCATGATTTTCATGATCGTCTACTACCGGCTGTCGGGTCTCATCGCCGACGTTGCGCTGATCCTGAACTTGATCTGTTTGATGGGGGCGTTGTCCGCGTTGACGGCGACGTTGACCTTGCCGGGCATTGCCGGCATCGTCCTCACGATCGGCATGGGCGTCGATTCAAACGTGTTGATCTTCGAGCGCATCCGAGAGGAGCTCCGATCGGGGAAAGCGGTCCGGCTTGCCATCGATGGAGGGTATGACAAGGCACTGCTCACCATCATCGATTCCCACGTCACGACTCTGATCACCGGTGTCGCGCTGTTCCTGTTCGGCACCGGTCCGATCAAGGGTTTTGCCGTCACGCTCTGTCTCGGCATCGCGATCAATCTCTTTACGGCCCTAGTCGGGACCAAGGTCATTTTTGACATCATCAATCAACGCCGCAAAGTCGATCAGTTGAGTATCTAG
- the yajC gene encoding preprotein translocase subunit YajC, producing MWMASVAWAQGTAGGGSGASTILSLVPFVLVFVIFYFLLVLPQQRKQKQQRAMMDALKKGDKVITSSGVWGVVANLGKDTVTLQIADNTKIKIQREHIARLRADDDEKES from the coding sequence ATGTGGATGGCATCAGTCGCATGGGCCCAGGGAACTGCCGGAGGGGGGAGTGGTGCAAGCACCATTCTGTCGCTCGTCCCCTTCGTGCTGGTCTTCGTCATCTTTTATTTTCTGCTGGTATTGCCGCAGCAGAGAAAACAGAAGCAGCAACGAGCCATGATGGACGCTCTGAAGAAAGGCGACAAGGTGATCACGTCGTCCGGCGTCTGGGGAGTCGTGGCGAATCTCGGCAAAGACACGGTGACGCTGCAAATCGCCGACAACACCAAGATTAAGATCCAGCGGGAGCACATCGCGCGGCTGCGTGCGGATGACGACGAGAAAGAGTCGTAG
- the tgt gene encoding tRNA guanosine(34) transglycosylase Tgt, protein MEFTVKQTAGERHARLGVLTTAHGQIETPAFMPVGTLGPVKGIDPEELHQLGFRLFLNNAYHLYLRPGHKVISELGGLHRFAGWSGSILTDSGGFQIFSLAGLCRITDEGVTFRSHLDGSTHVITPESAIGIQEDLGADIIMAFDQCVALPADRDRVADAVRRTTLWAGRCQESRRRTDQALFGIVQGGLDPELRRKSARDIVALGFDGYAIGGLSVGETKEEMYRMLEICAPELPSVKPRYLMGVGMPENLIEGVARGVDLFDCVIPSRHGRTGWLFTESGRVSIKQARYTRDERPIDPNCACPVCRRYSRAYLHHLYNVKEMLASRLNTTHNLWYFSDFMRRLRGAIADGTFANFRDAFYRMRAEAPSEFVGTAETSGQ, encoded by the coding sequence ATGGAATTTACCGTCAAGCAAACCGCTGGGGAGAGGCACGCCAGGTTGGGCGTGCTGACGACCGCACATGGTCAAATCGAGACCCCGGCGTTCATGCCGGTCGGCACGTTGGGACCGGTCAAGGGGATCGATCCTGAAGAATTACACCAGTTGGGTTTTCGACTGTTTCTGAACAACGCGTACCATCTCTACCTGCGGCCCGGACATAAGGTCATTTCGGAGCTGGGTGGGCTGCATCGGTTCGCTGGCTGGTCGGGATCCATTCTAACCGACAGCGGCGGATTTCAGATCTTCAGCCTGGCCGGTCTGTGCCGGATCACCGACGAGGGTGTAACCTTTCGCTCGCATCTGGACGGATCGACCCACGTCATCACCCCAGAGTCCGCGATTGGAATTCAAGAAGACCTCGGCGCGGACATCATCATGGCCTTCGATCAATGCGTGGCATTGCCTGCCGACCGGGACAGGGTGGCGGATGCGGTGCGGCGGACGACGCTGTGGGCTGGCCGGTGTCAGGAGAGTCGACGGAGGACGGACCAGGCGCTTTTCGGAATCGTCCAAGGAGGGTTGGATCCCGAGCTTCGACGGAAATCCGCGCGCGACATCGTGGCACTCGGATTCGACGGCTACGCCATCGGGGGTCTGTCGGTCGGCGAGACCAAAGAAGAGATGTATCGAATGTTGGAGATCTGCGCCCCCGAGCTTCCTTCCGTAAAGCCCCGCTACTTGATGGGGGTCGGCATGCCGGAAAATCTCATCGAAGGCGTGGCGCGCGGCGTCGACTTGTTCGATTGCGTCATCCCGTCCCGGCATGGACGGACCGGATGGCTGTTCACCGAGTCGGGGCGAGTCTCGATCAAGCAAGCCAGGTATACACGGGATGAGCGGCCGATCGACCCGAACTGCGCCTGTCCGGTGTGCCGACGATATTCCCGCGCGTACTTGCATCATCTATACAACGTCAAAGAAATGCTGGCATCGCGGCTGAATACCACGCACAACCTTTGGTACTTTTCCGATTTCATGCGTCGGCTTCGCGGGGCGATCGCCGACGGGACGTTCGCGAATTTTCGAGACGCGTTTTACCGGATGCGCGCGGAGGCTCCGTCGGAGTTCGTCGGCACGGCGGAGACCAGCGGTCAGTAG
- the argS gene encoding arginine--tRNA ligase → MSQGVVLHKVTSALLDALNGAKRKGLLKTESWPVLSLDAPKRPEWGDLASTVALSLASSEQRSPQDIARIIVEELVQDDRLFDRVQIAQPGFLNLTVKPAVWQEVLREIEAQGDRYGRSNSGSGRRVLVEYVSANPTGPLHVGHGRGAAVGQAVANLLDAVGYEIVSEYYINDAGRQTKLLGQSVCARYQELDGRHVAFPTDGYHGTYITAVAERLREQRGSGKNPDTDDLEEQCRRFALEDLLNVIRQDLHSFGIEFQSWFSEASLLSSHAVERVLDDLKSRQLVFEQDGASWFRSSQFGDEKDRVVKKQDGEYTYLASDIAYHWDKLRRGYDLLIDVWGADHHGYIPRMQAVMQAYGHPKERLQVVLVQLVKLLRGGEEVKMSKRAGEFVTLRDVIDEVGADAAKFYFLMRDSKTHLDFDLELAKQRSAENPVYYVQYAHARISSLWRVSKSRGIDRPRASRTDLSMLMDPDELALIRKLSAFPSVVHASALSYEPHRLTYYLQQLAALLHGFYNKHRVLPPAADRDGGEGELGIVVPDGDRQREIVDSDRTAARLALMAGVQQVLRNGLSLLGISAPDHM, encoded by the coding sequence GTGTCTCAGGGTGTGGTGCTGCACAAAGTTACCAGCGCATTGCTGGATGCCTTGAACGGGGCGAAAAGAAAAGGGCTGCTGAAAACGGAATCATGGCCGGTTCTAAGCCTGGACGCTCCCAAGCGCCCGGAGTGGGGAGACCTGGCTTCCACCGTAGCTCTGTCGCTGGCTTCCTCCGAGCAAAGAAGTCCGCAAGATATCGCCCGGATCATCGTTGAGGAGTTGGTCCAGGACGATCGGCTGTTCGATCGTGTCCAAATCGCCCAGCCCGGATTTCTCAATCTGACGGTGAAGCCCGCGGTTTGGCAGGAAGTATTGCGGGAAATTGAAGCCCAGGGTGACCGCTATGGCCGCAGTAATTCCGGCAGCGGGCGTCGGGTCCTCGTCGAGTATGTGAGTGCAAATCCAACCGGTCCCTTGCACGTGGGACATGGCCGCGGAGCCGCGGTTGGTCAAGCCGTCGCGAATCTGCTCGATGCCGTCGGGTATGAAATCGTCAGCGAATATTACATCAACGATGCGGGCCGTCAAACCAAGCTCCTGGGCCAATCGGTATGTGCCCGCTATCAAGAATTGGACGGCCGTCACGTCGCGTTTCCGACCGACGGATACCATGGAACCTATATCACCGCCGTGGCGGAGCGGTTACGGGAACAACGGGGATCCGGTAAAAACCCGGATACTGATGACCTGGAAGAGCAGTGCCGACGCTTCGCCCTCGAGGATTTGCTGAACGTGATCCGCCAGGATCTCCACTCGTTCGGGATCGAATTCCAGTCATGGTTCAGCGAGGCGTCTCTTCTGTCCTCCCATGCCGTCGAACGAGTGCTGGATGACCTGAAGTCTCGACAGTTGGTATTCGAGCAGGACGGTGCTTCGTGGTTTCGATCGTCACAGTTCGGCGACGAGAAGGACCGCGTCGTTAAGAAACAGGACGGAGAGTATACCTATCTTGCATCCGACATCGCGTATCATTGGGACAAACTGCGGCGAGGATATGATTTGTTGATCGATGTCTGGGGGGCGGACCACCACGGGTATATCCCTCGCATGCAGGCCGTGATGCAAGCCTACGGGCATCCGAAAGAACGATTGCAAGTCGTTCTCGTACAACTCGTCAAGTTGCTGCGCGGCGGTGAGGAAGTGAAGATGTCCAAGCGCGCCGGGGAATTCGTCACCCTTCGGGACGTGATTGACGAGGTGGGTGCCGACGCCGCGAAATTCTATTTTCTTATGCGGGATTCCAAGACCCATCTCGATTTCGACCTGGAACTGGCCAAACAGCGATCTGCCGAAAACCCCGTGTACTATGTGCAGTATGCCCATGCCAGGATTTCGAGCCTATGGCGGGTCTCCAAGTCGCGCGGAATCGACCGTCCTCGGGCGAGCCGGACGGACTTGAGCATGCTGATGGATCCGGATGAGCTGGCATTGATTCGAAAACTCTCGGCGTTTCCTTCCGTCGTTCACGCCAGCGCGCTATCGTATGAGCCTCATCGGCTCACCTACTATCTGCAACAACTGGCGGCGTTGCTTCACGGGTTCTATAACAAGCACCGTGTTCTGCCTCCGGCGGCCGATAGGGACGGTGGAGAAGGAGAGTTGGGGATCGTGGTGCCGGATGGGGACCGGCAACGGGAGATCGTCGATTCCGACCGGACGGCCGCGCGCTTGGCCCTGATGGCGGGAGTCCAGCAAGTGCTCAGGAACGGCCTGTCGCTGCTTGGCATCTCCGCTCCGGACCACATGTAA
- a CDS encoding glycosyltransferase family 9 protein, whose amino-acid sequence MIRTVVIIHPGALGDVLLAVPAIVNLRRKFPRHEFVLCADRRIGELLRDCGLVDGWMPAQGFGVGQLFGGYVEAGSVMSNWLARCELAVAWVRDEGEILEEVLRRYVQGTVAVCSPFSPRLSSVHQSDRFWEALDEVARDSVQPVVLQLPRGLRELGRTRLREANLDPDRRIVLLHPGSGSRSKCAKAEIFAEVIHGLRRDGLGLALLEGPADHATVVEVSRLVREERIGILRDLNLGLLAGVLASADLFVGHDSGASHLSASVGTETITLFGPTVAERWAPRGGHVTVMKADACRCPNWEAVGHCVERPCLNIPPHTLLDMCRQRLVRHNSSKIHTKRLVSH is encoded by the coding sequence GTGATACGAACCGTCGTCATCATTCATCCCGGCGCATTGGGCGATGTGCTGCTCGCCGTACCGGCGATCGTCAACCTCCGCAGAAAATTTCCCCGCCATGAATTTGTGCTCTGTGCCGACCGTCGGATCGGCGAATTGCTGCGGGATTGCGGCCTCGTCGACGGATGGATGCCGGCACAAGGATTCGGCGTCGGCCAACTATTCGGCGGATACGTCGAAGCGGGAAGCGTGATGTCGAATTGGCTGGCCAGATGCGAACTGGCGGTGGCTTGGGTCAGAGATGAAGGGGAAATTCTTGAAGAGGTGCTCAGGAGATACGTGCAGGGTACAGTCGCCGTTTGCTCGCCATTTTCGCCCCGACTATCTTCCGTCCATCAGAGCGATCGATTTTGGGAGGCACTGGACGAAGTGGCGCGCGACTCTGTGCAGCCTGTGGTGCTGCAGTTGCCCCGGGGACTGCGTGAACTCGGGCGCACACGCCTCCGCGAGGCAAATCTCGATCCTGATCGCAGGATCGTCCTTCTTCACCCTGGTAGCGGAAGCCGATCGAAATGTGCCAAGGCGGAGATATTTGCCGAGGTGATCCACGGCCTCAGGCGGGACGGACTTGGGCTCGCCTTGCTGGAGGGACCGGCCGACCATGCGACGGTCGTGGAAGTGTCCCGCTTGGTGAGGGAAGAACGAATCGGCATTTTGAGGGACCTGAATTTGGGATTGCTGGCCGGTGTGCTGGCATCGGCCGATCTGTTCGTGGGACACGATTCGGGAGCCAGTCACCTGTCCGCGTCGGTTGGCACAGAGACTATCACGCTGTTCGGTCCTACCGTGGCGGAACGATGGGCTCCACGAGGGGGACATGTGACCGTGATGAAGGCGGACGCCTGTCGATGCCCGAACTGGGAGGCCGTCGGTCACTGTGTGGAACGGCCTTGTCTTAACATTCCTCCGCACACGCTATTGGATATGTGTCGGCAGCGGTTGGTTCGTCACAACTCCTCGAAAATCCACACAAAGCGCCTTGTCTCCCATTAG
- the mobA gene encoding molybdenum cofactor guanylyltransferase has product MITEVTGILLAGGKSRRMGEDKRFVEIGARSLLERSLDILRCVFQDVVIVIAQDSPDLSSTVPVVRDLVADCGSLGGLYTGLSVARTNRVFVLACDMPFLSQETVRYFVHLKTEADIVMARLHNGWHPMHALYGRRCLPVMESMMAAKDLRIHRVTEHPALKLHTVTAEDLKTIDPAGRAFLNINTPADLELARSIFASDRS; this is encoded by the coding sequence ATGATCACAGAGGTCACCGGTATCCTGCTCGCTGGCGGAAAAAGCCGCAGAATGGGTGAGGACAAGCGATTTGTCGAAATCGGAGCGCGCAGCCTTCTGGAGCGAAGCCTCGATATCCTCCGGTGCGTCTTTCAGGACGTCGTCATCGTAATCGCGCAGGACAGTCCCGATCTTTCGTCCACTGTCCCCGTCGTTCGTGATCTCGTAGCGGATTGCGGGAGCCTTGGAGGTTTGTACACGGGATTGAGCGTTGCCAGAACGAACCGGGTCTTTGTCCTGGCCTGTGACATGCCATTCTTGAGTCAAGAGACGGTGCGCTACTTCGTGCATCTCAAGACCGAGGCCGACATCGTGATGGCGCGGTTACACAATGGATGGCACCCCATGCATGCCCTGTACGGCCGGCGATGCCTGCCGGTCATGGAGTCCATGATGGCGGCAAAGGACCTGCGGATCCATCGGGTGACCGAACATCCCGCGTTGAAATTACATACCGTCACCGCGGAAGACTTGAAGACCATCGATCCGGCCGGGCGAGCATTCTTAAACATCAATACGCCGGCGGATCTTGAATTGGCTCGGTCGATCTTCGCGAGCGACCGATCGTAG
- a CDS encoding c-type cytochrome — MRKSASQKVGVAAAAAFGIILASGQIGIPVVGAEGLPEGFKKGDLAAEPSAEMIEAGKRVYFTKCVWCHGVDGAGDGPGADRLWPRPRNFNQGTFKIRHTASGELPLFDAKKPVAGQNDLFETVTHGLPGSAMPSWEGILTEEQRLQVLSFVTTQLVKDRKFTDKQSETQTVLQLGDIKPKAANDESKKRGSELIVEKKCIECHGTEGRGDGNAFNLKDDWGFSIQPANWHKCWNFRGSRQDPYNVKNIFRTFSTGVNGTPMPSFADNTSVDERWDIANFVNSLCERDLEGNPLPIDPLTDKPKINFVVPANLVEGEIPADIENEAWQKASRRYVAMGGQITHKPRNFVNRIDDIWVRALYNEKSLVYLLEWDDRTKSVAEGKLPWAPTQVNVDVKEQDPKTGEEGSIAAHQNNYTVYNDAIGIEHPVKWKELPAPIKPRYLFGTNEQFPVDIVKWEADGSIRAFKGTGWDKDFEERDTYEENLKVLKAEWKNGRWYVMIQRPLGNKKDQDYDEDTFFEVGQYVPTVFFAWDGHNGDAGRKMAVSAFYYTFLNPPIPRETYIYPAVIAFGIVLLEGWVMTRRSNKKKGKTI; from the coding sequence ATGAGAAAGAGCGCAAGTCAGAAGGTAGGAGTGGCCGCCGCTGCCGCCTTCGGCATCATCCTGGCCTCCGGACAGATCGGCATACCGGTCGTCGGTGCGGAAGGATTGCCAGAGGGATTCAAAAAAGGCGATCTCGCCGCGGAGCCCTCCGCCGAGATGATCGAGGCGGGGAAGCGGGTCTACTTTACGAAGTGTGTTTGGTGCCACGGCGTCGATGGAGCGGGCGATGGTCCCGGTGCAGACCGCCTGTGGCCTCGTCCTCGGAATTTCAATCAGGGTACTTTCAAGATCCGTCACACGGCGAGCGGCGAGCTTCCCTTGTTCGATGCGAAGAAGCCGGTCGCTGGACAGAACGACCTGTTTGAGACCGTCACGCACGGTTTGCCGGGCTCGGCCATGCCGTCTTGGGAAGGTATTTTGACTGAGGAACAACGGCTTCAGGTATTGTCGTTCGTCACGACTCAATTGGTGAAGGACCGGAAGTTCACCGACAAGCAGTCGGAAACACAGACGGTGCTCCAGCTCGGCGACATCAAGCCGAAAGCCGCAAATGACGAAAGCAAGAAGCGTGGTTCAGAACTCATCGTCGAAAAGAAATGTATTGAGTGTCATGGTACTGAAGGGCGAGGAGATGGAAATGCCTTCAACCTGAAGGATGACTGGGGATTCTCGATTCAGCCGGCCAACTGGCATAAGTGCTGGAATTTCCGTGGAAGCCGCCAGGATCCGTACAATGTGAAGAACATTTTCCGAACCTTCTCCACTGGCGTCAATGGAACGCCGATGCCGTCGTTCGCGGATAACACCTCGGTCGACGAGCGGTGGGATATTGCGAACTTCGTGAATTCGTTGTGCGAGCGGGACCTCGAAGGAAATCCACTTCCCATCGATCCCTTGACCGACAAGCCGAAGATCAATTTCGTGGTGCCGGCGAATCTGGTCGAAGGGGAAATTCCGGCCGATATCGAAAATGAGGCGTGGCAAAAGGCCTCCCGCCGATACGTCGCGATGGGCGGACAGATCACCCACAAGCCGAGAAACTTCGTCAATCGTATCGACGACATCTGGGTTCGGGCTCTGTATAACGAAAAGTCGCTCGTGTATCTATTGGAGTGGGACGACCGGACCAAGAGCGTGGCCGAAGGCAAGCTGCCTTGGGCGCCTACGCAGGTAAATGTTGATGTGAAGGAGCAGGATCCCAAGACCGGTGAGGAAGGGTCCATCGCGGCCCATCAGAACAACTACACCGTGTACAACGACGCGATCGGGATCGAGCATCCGGTCAAGTGGAAGGAGTTGCCGGCTCCGATCAAGCCGCGCTACCTGTTCGGAACCAACGAGCAGTTCCCGGTCGACATCGTGAAGTGGGAAGCGGATGGATCCATCCGAGCCTTCAAGGGAACGGGATGGGACAAGGATTTTGAAGAACGCGACACCTATGAGGAGAACCTCAAAGTCCTCAAGGCCGAGTGGAAAAACGGCCGGTGGTACGTCATGATCCAACGCCCCCTTGGGAACAAGAAGGATCAGGACTACGATGAGGACACGTTCTTTGAGGTCGGCCAGTATGTGCCTACGGTGTTCTTTGCCTGGGACGGACACAACGGCGATGCAGGACGGAAGATGGCCGTGTCGGCTTTCTATTATACGTTCCTGAATCCCCCGATCCCCAGGGAGACCTACATCTATCCGGCAGTCATTGCGTTCGGTATCGTGCTGCTGGAAGGATGGGTCATGACGCGGCGGTCGAATAAGAAGAAGGGCAAGACCATCTAA
- a CDS encoding c-type cytochrome, with amino-acid sequence MKALMSVGALVGVVGLLLLVGMIFDIVPSNTVRLVEGYMPMQMLTELAIFVAGFTGLSYMLNAMGMGIPRFWQGITFWAFILLYLKFRVYPPIPFSVRAMYGTVSLVAVFMWMSANEEDWRKFKQPIMNVMDAQTGMNKMLRYAYLILLPILIGGFSYNAMVPKSEEPIELRTVHPAPPASTKVHGKTYVLQTSQNPFRVNPEGKYDQEYTNANIVEQGMGRLMKPNANPWDQNAAGYLKYVREGGEIFFQNCHFCHGDNLNGRGLHAFAFNPIPANFTDPGTIAQLQETFIFWRVSKGGIGLPNEGFPWASVMPPWEQHLTVDEIWKVILFEYWHTGYYPRTWD; translated from the coding sequence ATGAAAGCATTGATGTCCGTCGGTGCGCTGGTTGGAGTCGTTGGACTCCTCCTGCTGGTCGGGATGATCTTCGATATCGTCCCGTCGAACACCGTGCGCTTGGTAGAAGGCTATATGCCCATGCAGATGCTCACGGAGTTGGCGATCTTCGTCGCCGGCTTTACGGGGCTCAGCTACATGCTCAACGCGATGGGCATGGGCATCCCACGGTTCTGGCAGGGAATCACATTCTGGGCGTTCATTTTGCTGTATCTGAAGTTCCGCGTGTATCCGCCCATTCCGTTCAGCGTGCGAGCGATGTACGGGACCGTGTCTCTCGTGGCCGTGTTTATGTGGATGTCGGCAAACGAAGAGGACTGGAGAAAGTTCAAGCAGCCGATCATGAACGTGATGGACGCGCAGACGGGCATGAATAAGATGTTGCGCTATGCCTATCTGATTCTGTTGCCGATTCTGATCGGTGGATTTTCGTACAACGCTATGGTGCCAAAGTCCGAAGAGCCGATCGAGCTTCGGACCGTGCATCCGGCTCCTCCCGCCAGCACCAAGGTGCACGGCAAGACCTACGTACTGCAGACCTCCCAGAATCCTTTCCGGGTCAATCCCGAAGGGAAATATGATCAGGAATATACCAATGCCAACATTGTGGAGCAGGGCATGGGCCGGCTCATGAAGCCGAACGCCAATCCCTGGGATCAGAATGCGGCAGGGTACTTGAAGTACGTGCGTGAGGGCGGCGAAATTTTCTTTCAGAATTGTCACTTCTGTCACGGTGATAATCTGAACGGCCGCGGCCTCCATGCCTTTGCCTTCAATCCTATTCCTGCAAACTTCACCGATCCGGGCACCATCGCGCAGCTCCAGGAGACCTTCATTTTCTGGCGCGTGTCCAAGGGCGGAATTGGATTGCCGAACGAAGGATTCCCCTGGGCGTCCGTCATGCCGCCTTGGGAGCAGCACCTGACCGTCGACGAAATCTGGAAGGTCATTCTCTTCGAATATTGGCATACCGGCTACTACCCGCGTACGTGGGATTAA